One window of Brevibacillus choshinensis genomic DNA carries:
- a CDS encoding methionine ABC transporter permease — MRDDLLELLWEGLLETLYMVFWSSLFALAIGIVLGVTLVVTDKGSILEAPKLNKAIGTVINGVRSLPLIILIVLLLPLSRLIVGTSLGPTAAIVSLSIGAAPFLGRIIENSLKEVSAGKIEAAKAVGATPFTIIFRVLIPEALPALVRGITIGIIGITEFTAVAGAIGAGGLGSLAIRFGYQRFREDVLIATVILIILLVQLIQWTGDYIAKSISKKRYKFE, encoded by the coding sequence ATGAGAGACGATCTGCTCGAACTGCTCTGGGAAGGGCTGCTCGAAACGCTCTACATGGTGTTCTGGTCATCCCTATTCGCTCTCGCTATTGGGATTGTACTAGGGGTCACTCTCGTGGTCACGGATAAGGGCAGCATTCTCGAAGCACCCAAGCTGAATAAGGCAATCGGGACCGTGATCAACGGCGTGAGGTCTCTTCCTTTGATTATCCTGATCGTCCTTCTATTGCCTTTGTCACGACTGATCGTGGGCACTTCTTTGGGTCCGACGGCCGCCATCGTTTCACTCTCCATCGGCGCTGCTCCGTTTCTCGGGCGCATCATCGAAAATTCGCTCAAGGAAGTGAGTGCAGGGAAAATCGAGGCGGCAAAAGCGGTCGGAGCGACTCCGTTTACGATCATCTTTCGAGTGCTGATTCCCGAAGCATTGCCAGCGCTCGTTCGCGGAATCACAATCGGAATCATCGGCATCACGGAATTTACGGCTGTAGCGGGAGCCATTGGTGCGGGTGGACTCGGTAGTCTGGCTATCCGTTTTGGCTACCAACGCTTTCGAGAAGACGTCCTGATCGCGACTGTCATTTTGATTATCCTGCTTGTTCAGCTCATTCAGTGGACGGGGGACTATATTGCCAAATCGATCAGCAAAAAGCGATACAAATTCGAGTAG
- a CDS encoding methionine ABC transporter ATP-binding protein, with the protein MVGIHGLNKTYKTAKSAITVLQDIDLHIEKGDIFGIIGFSGAGKSTLIRCLNRLEEPDSGSIEIGGKVVTNLNEKELRQARQKIGMIFQQFNLLDAKTVFQNVAFPLEVAGHPKRYIQQRVREILDLVQLGDKENVYPFQLSGGQKQRVGIARALVNEPDLLLSDEATSALDPQTTYSILELLKEINRQLNLTILLITHELDVLQHICNNMAVLESGRIVETGSVEKFFLRPESDTAKRFVSIIDHYRDKRNVMEGVGAGI; encoded by the coding sequence ATGGTTGGGATTCATGGCCTCAACAAAACGTACAAAACGGCAAAAAGTGCAATCACGGTTTTGCAAGACATTGATCTGCACATCGAAAAAGGCGATATTTTCGGCATCATCGGCTTCAGCGGGGCGGGGAAATCGACGCTGATCCGCTGCCTCAACAGGCTGGAGGAACCGGACTCAGGTAGCATCGAGATCGGAGGTAAAGTGGTGACGAATCTGAATGAAAAAGAGCTGCGGCAGGCGCGGCAAAAAATTGGGATGATTTTTCAGCAGTTCAATTTGCTCGATGCCAAGACGGTTTTTCAAAATGTCGCTTTCCCGTTGGAAGTGGCGGGGCATCCCAAGCGATACATTCAGCAGCGGGTCAGAGAGATCCTCGATCTCGTCCAGCTCGGGGACAAGGAAAACGTCTACCCGTTTCAACTGAGTGGTGGGCAAAAACAGCGGGTGGGTATTGCCCGGGCGTTGGTAAACGAGCCGGATCTGCTGCTCAGCGACGAAGCGACCTCGGCGCTGGATCCTCAGACGACGTACTCCATTTTGGAGCTGCTCAAAGAAATCAACCGCCAGCTGAACCTGACGATCTTGTTGATCACGCATGAGCTGGATGTTCTGCAGCACATTTGTAACAACATGGCCGTTCTCGAAAGCGGCAGGATCGTCGAAACCGGCTCCGTTGAAAAGTTCTTCCTACGCCCGGAGAGTGATACGGCAAAACGGTTTGTGAGCATTATCGATCATTACCGCGACAAGCGAAATGTGATGGAAGGAGTGGGGGCAGGGATATGA
- a CDS encoding amidohydrolase produces the protein MEGLAAELTPQLIHIRRNLHQYPEVAYEEVETTRAIRGWLTEAGIRIVDVPLQTGIVAEVSGREDGPIIALRADIDALPIQEETGLPYASRVAGKMHACGHDFHTAAVLGAAYLLKSQEEHLMGTVRFIFQPAEEKGTGAKQIMESGALEGVQAIFGMHNKPDLEVGTIGVKAGPLMAAVDGFDIEVEGVGTHAAIPEAGVDPIVAAAQIVSSLQTIVSRNISPLHNAVVSVTSIHGGTTWNVLPDKVVLGGTVRTFQDEVRAKIPGHFRRIIEGVTAAYGTKISLRWFEGPPSVNNDDGLTQLSVVAAQKVGLQVVTPAPSPAGEDFAFYQQRIPGSFVFMGTSGTKEWHHPAFTLDDRALTQSALYFAEVAIAALGER, from the coding sequence CAATCTGCATCAATACCCAGAAGTGGCCTATGAGGAAGTAGAGACGACCCGAGCGATCAGGGGATGGCTTACGGAAGCGGGGATCCGCATCGTCGACGTCCCGTTGCAGACCGGGATCGTCGCGGAAGTGAGCGGCAGAGAGGATGGGCCGATCATCGCCCTGCGTGCTGATATTGACGCGCTGCCGATTCAGGAAGAGACAGGTCTGCCGTATGCTTCTCGAGTCGCGGGGAAAATGCATGCATGCGGTCATGACTTTCACACGGCTGCTGTACTCGGTGCGGCCTATCTCCTGAAATCTCAAGAGGAACACCTCATGGGCACCGTGCGTTTTATTTTTCAGCCTGCGGAGGAAAAGGGAACGGGAGCCAAGCAAATCATGGAGAGTGGTGCGCTGGAAGGTGTGCAGGCCATCTTCGGGATGCACAACAAGCCAGACCTAGAGGTAGGAACAATCGGCGTCAAGGCAGGGCCGCTCATGGCTGCGGTCGATGGCTTTGATATTGAAGTAGAAGGCGTTGGCACGCATGCAGCGATACCGGAGGCGGGCGTCGATCCGATCGTGGCGGCGGCGCAAATCGTATCATCCTTGCAGACTATCGTCAGCCGCAACATTAGCCCTCTGCACAACGCAGTCGTCAGTGTGACTAGCATTCATGGGGGAACGACCTGGAATGTGCTTCCGGACAAGGTCGTTTTGGGGGGAACGGTGCGTACCTTTCAGGACGAGGTGCGTGCTAAAATTCCTGGTCACTTCCGGCGAATCATCGAAGGAGTAACGGCGGCGTACGGGACCAAAATCAGTTTGCGCTGGTTCGAGGGCCCTCCATCTGTGAACAATGACGATGGGCTGACACAGCTGTCGGTAGTAGCAGCACAGAAGGTAGGCTTGCAGGTCGTCACACCAGCGCCTTCCCCGGCGGGAGAAGATTTTGCTTTTTACCAGCAACGCATTCCAGGGTCATTCGTCTTCATGGGCACTTCCGGTACGAAGGAATGGCACCATCCCGCCTTTACCTTGGATGATCGCGCCCTCACGCAAAGCGCCTTGTATTTTGCGGAAGTAGCCATCGCCGCATTGGGGGAGAGGTGA